TTCGTCGCGGGGCGCCGGAGCTTGAGGCCGATCACTCGCTCCGGGTCTGTCAGGTAGCCCTGCGTCAGCGGGCCGACGTCGCGTTCGACCAGCGAGATGTCGGCGGCTTCGATGACGTGGTCGCGCTTGAGCGGCAGGGTGGTGACGACGACCTGGCGGAACAGTTTCACTGTGGCCGGCACGAATACGGTCCAGGGGGAACTGCCGTCGCAGCGGACCCGAACCGTGACCCGACCAACGGGCTGTGCCGGACTTTCCAGAGCCTGCGTCAAGTCCCTGTCGCACTGCGCCAGGCGCAGCCGGGGGTCGATGCGCGCGACTTCGATTTCGTAGCGCGCGTCGATTCCGCTGGTCTGCAGATAATCTTCCACTTTGAACTCAAGAAAGCCCTGGGTGGAGCCGATAAGGATTTCAGGCGCGGTGAAGCCTTCGGCCCTGGTGGGGCCGGCGGTCAGCGCACCGATTACAGCGAGCAGCGTGCCCGCGAGGGCGCGCATGCTGCGGAGCTGTCGGAAAAATGTCGTTGCCTGCTTCATGCAACGGGTTAAGCAATGGTCGTGCCGCCTGATGGTTCAGGTGGCGTTGCGTGCAGGGGAGGCTCAATGGCCGGAGTCATGGATTCAGTCAACCAGCGTACGCAGCTGGTCGGCCAGAATCGTCTCGAGCTGCTGCTGTTCCGGCTGAACGGCAGCCAGTTATACGGGATCAACGTGTTCAAGGTGAAAGAGGTGCTGCAGTGCCCGCGCCTGACCGTGATGCCCAAGTCCAGCCAGGTGGTGCGCGGTGTGGCGAACATCCGCGGCGGCACCATTCCGATTCTCGATCTGTCGATGGCCACCGGGCGCCAAGGCCTGCGTGATATCGCCAACAGCTTCGTGATCATCACCGAGTACAACACCAAGGTGCAGGGTTTCCTGGTGCACTCGGTGGAACGCATCGTCAACATGAACTGGGAAGAAATCCATCCGCCACCCAAGGGCACGGGCCGCGACCACTACCTGACGGCAGTTACGCGGGTCGACAAGCAACTGGTGGAAATCATCGATGTGGAGAAGATCCTCGCCGAGGTGGCGCCGACGCCGGAGGAAATTTCCGAGGGCGTGCTCGATGCCGATACCCAGGCGCGCGCTGTAACCAAGCGTGTGCTTGTGGTGGACGACTCGTCGGTAGCGCGCAAGCAACTGGTGCGCTGCCTCGAAACCGTCGGTGTCGAGGTTCTCGCACTCAACGACGGGCGCCAGGCGCTGGACTACCTGCGGCAGATGGTAGAGGCGGGCGGCCATCCGGGTAGCGATCTGCTGATGGTCATTTCGGATATCGAGATGCCGGAAATGGACGGCTATACGCTGACCGCGGAAATCCGTCACGACCCGCGCATGCAGGATCTGCACATTCTCCTGCATACTTCACTGTCTGGGGTGTTCAATCAGGCGATGGTGAAGAAGGTCGGCGCTGACGATTTCCTCGCCAAGTTCCGTCCCGACGATCTGGCTGCCCGCGTGGCGGATCGGATCAAGGCGGTGGACGGCAGCGCGGCCTGATCGCCCGCTGTGGGTAGACGGGCGGTGCCGGTACCGCCCCGGAGCCGGTCTTCGGCTATGTTTTTTTGAGCACCGGTCAGGCGATTGCCGCCGTCCTGGCGGCAACCGTCAACGAGTTGAGAGGCGTATCTGTGACATCCACCAATTCTGATTTCGAGCTGTTCCGGGATTTCCTGGAGAAGACCTGCGGCATTCTGCTGGGCGCTAACAAGCAGTACCTGGTCTCCAGCCGCTTGAACAAGTTGATGGAGCAGCAAGGCATCAAGTCCCTCGGGGAACTGGTGCAGAAGGTCCAGGGCCGCAGCCAGTTGCGCGAGCAGGTGGTGGATGCGATGACCACCAACGAAACCCTGTGGTTTCGCGATACCTATCCTTTCGAAGTCCTGAAGAACCGGGTGCTGCCCGAGATGATCAAGGCTTCGCCGAACCAGCGCCTGCGCATCTGGTCGGCCGCCTGCTCCTCGGGGCAGGAGCCGTACTCGCTGTCGATGGCCATCGACGAGTTCGAGCGGACCAACCTCGGCCAGCTCAAGGCTGGCGTGCAGATCGTCGCCACCGATCTTTCCGGCTCCATGCTCAATGCCTGCCGTGCAGGTGAGTACGACAGCCTGGCCATTGGCCGCGGCTTGTCCCAGGAGCGTCTGACCCGCTACTTCGACCAGAAGACGCCGGGGCGCTGGACGGTCAAGCCGGCGATCAAGAGCCGCGTGGAGTTCCGGGCGCTGAACCTGCTGGACAGTTACGCCACTCTCGGCAAGTTCGACATGGTGTTCTGCCGCAACGTGCTGATCTACTTCTCTGCCGAGGTGAAGCGCGACATCCTGCTGCGTATCCATGCGACGCTCAAACCCGGGGGTTACCTGTTCCTTGGCGCTTCCGAAGCGCTCAATGCCCTGCCGGATCATTACCAGATGGTCCAGTGCAGCCCGGGCATCATCTACAAGGCCAAGTGATCGGCAGGTCGCTGCTGCCTTTCCTCTCCTCGATAGCATCGTCCGCCGCCTGCTCTACCTATCGCACGGTCCGGGCGATGCTCGATGGGTGTCGCTCCGCTCCATGTCATCCTGGCAGGCTGCCGTGACGCTGCTGCTTTGGAGCGTGCTTTGTGCGCGATTCGCGTTGCCGCACCCCGGGCAAAAGGGCGGCAAGGCTTGCCGCCGGCAATGGGAAAGCGGTTGCCGCTTGCCGCTGTTTGCCGCCCCTTGCCGCTCTCTGATTGCTCTCAACTCATTGAAATAAAAGGATTTTATATTTTGGCACGCACCTTGCTGAAGTGTTGGCAAGCCCACACCGGCAAACAGGTTCGCGACCATGAGCATCAGCTTCGACAAAGCCCTCGGTATCCACCAGCAAGCGCTGAGCTTCCGCTCCCAGCGCGCTGAAGTGCTGGCCAACAACCTGGCCAACGCCGACACGCCGAACTTCAAGGCGCGTGACCTGGATTTCGCTTCGGTGCTGGCTGCCCAGTCGGACAAGGCGAAGCACGGCACCTTCAACGCCGCTCGTACCAATGAGCGCCACATCGCCGCCGAAGGCTTCGGCATGGGCGAAGACGTTCTGAAGTACCGCACGCCGTTCCAGCCTTCGATCGACCAGAACACCGTGGATGAGCAGATCGAGCAGGCCAGCTACGCGGAGAACTCCGTGCAGTTCCAGGCCTCCTTCACCTTCCTCAACAACAAATTCAAAGGGCTGATGAACGCCCTGCGCGGGGAGTAATCGCCATGTCGCTCGCCAGTGTCTTCAACATCGCCGGTACCGGCATGAGTGCCCAGACCACCCGTCTGAACACCACTGCCTCGAACATCGCCAACGCCGAGACCGTTTCCTCCAGCGTGGACAAGACCTACCGCGCGCGGCACCCGGTGTTCTCCACCATGTTCCAGCAGGCCCAGGGTGGCATCGGCGGCCAGGGTTCGCTGTTCGCCGATACCGACCAGTCCGGCTCCGGCGTGCAGGTGCTGGGCGTGATCGAAGACCAGAGCTCGCTGATTCCGCGCTACGAGCCGAATCATCCGTCGGCGGATGCCAACGGCTACGTGTACTACCCGAACGTCAACGTGGTGGAGGAGATGGCCGACATGATCTCCGCCAGTCGC
The Pseudomonas triclosanedens DNA segment above includes these coding regions:
- the flgA gene encoding flagellar basal body P-ring formation chaperone FlgA; the protein is MKQATTFFRQLRSMRALAGTLLAVIGALTAGPTRAEGFTAPEILIGSTQGFLEFKVEDYLQTSGIDARYEIEVARIDPRLRLAQCDRDLTQALESPAQPVGRVTVRVRCDGSSPWTVFVPATVKLFRQVVVTTLPLKRDHVIEAADISLVERDVGPLTQGYLTDPERVIGLKLRRPATNDQVLAPVFLEQAEAIRKGDQVVIRARTSAINVVMPGEALSDGVPGQQIRVRNLRSQRIVKARVVEPGAVEVSL
- the flgC gene encoding flagellar basal body rod protein FlgC translates to MSLASVFNIAGTGMSAQTTRLNTTASNIANAETVSSSVDKTYRARHPVFSTMFQQAQGGIGGQGSLFADTDQSGSGVQVLGVIEDQSSLIPRYEPNHPSADANGYVYYPNVNVVEEMADMISASRAFQTNAEMMNTAKQMMQKVLTLGQ
- a CDS encoding chemotaxis protein CheV translates to MAGVMDSVNQRTQLVGQNRLELLLFRLNGSQLYGINVFKVKEVLQCPRLTVMPKSSQVVRGVANIRGGTIPILDLSMATGRQGLRDIANSFVIITEYNTKVQGFLVHSVERIVNMNWEEIHPPPKGTGRDHYLTAVTRVDKQLVEIIDVEKILAEVAPTPEEISEGVLDADTQARAVTKRVLVVDDSSVARKQLVRCLETVGVEVLALNDGRQALDYLRQMVEAGGHPGSDLLMVISDIEMPEMDGYTLTAEIRHDPRMQDLHILLHTSLSGVFNQAMVKKVGADDFLAKFRPDDLAARVADRIKAVDGSAA
- the flgB gene encoding flagellar basal body rod protein FlgB, coding for MSISFDKALGIHQQALSFRSQRAEVLANNLANADTPNFKARDLDFASVLAAQSDKAKHGTFNAARTNERHIAAEGFGMGEDVLKYRTPFQPSIDQNTVDEQIEQASYAENSVQFQASFTFLNNKFKGLMNALRGE
- the cheR gene encoding protein-glutamate O-methyltransferase CheR, which produces MTSTNSDFELFRDFLEKTCGILLGANKQYLVSSRLNKLMEQQGIKSLGELVQKVQGRSQLREQVVDAMTTNETLWFRDTYPFEVLKNRVLPEMIKASPNQRLRIWSAACSSGQEPYSLSMAIDEFERTNLGQLKAGVQIVATDLSGSMLNACRAGEYDSLAIGRGLSQERLTRYFDQKTPGRWTVKPAIKSRVEFRALNLLDSYATLGKFDMVFCRNVLIYFSAEVKRDILLRIHATLKPGGYLFLGASEALNALPDHYQMVQCSPGIIYKAK